A stretch of Salvelinus sp. IW2-2015 unplaced genomic scaffold, ASM291031v2 Un_scaffold1546, whole genome shotgun sequence DNA encodes these proteins:
- the LOC112071205 gene encoding translation machinery-associated protein 7 produces the protein MSGREGGKKKPLKSAKKATKEMDDEEMAFKQKQKEDQKALDALKTKAAGKGPLTGGGIKKSGKK, from the exons ATGTCCGGAAGAGAAG GTGGTAAGAAGAAGCCTTTAAAATCTGCCAAGAAAGCGACGAAGGAGATGGACGAT GAGGAAATGGCCTTCAAGCAGAAGCAGAAAGAAGACCAGAAAGCCTTGGATGCATTGAAGACGAAAGCAGCAGGAAAAGGACCTTTGA CTGGTGGAGGAATCAAGAAGTCTGGAAAGAAGTGA
- the LOC112071204 gene encoding mitochondrial potassium channel, with protein MRYRGKPLIPWCHGTSCLYRFHIAGTVRGTVYSSRSYSTQQQKPPQPKDDRVDKPAVPIQEHAIATIQHLTDLGKQWGQKSMSTASNTVNYWWERYEEFVGLNEVRYAQSKVTEAEKAFMVARGMVREAHGSLEALQVRLKEVRDRLDRVSREEAHYLELATLEHKLLQEERRIRTAYENAEGAEREKFALFSAGVRESHEKERTRTERTKNWSVIGSVLGAFIGVMGSTYVNRVRLQELKNLLLDAQKGPVNLQEAIRVQASMHSTQQEELRGLIDTLRATLQHSAAQAEKDVKKPVAGPVPVPEPIVVPPPPSPSASETVLKEILLYSQKAQVLIEGVQPQLGQLDQGVGKVESELKEVKNLIETYHREEKPPVVISQQDSQMFVCETESVMQGLDQTEKRLGAQINQTTVYNTVLAYVALAVTVPALYILFRGV; from the exons ATGAGGTACAGAGGGAAACCGCTCATACCATGGTGCCATGGAACATCATGTCTCTACCGTTTCCACATCGCTGGCACGGTCAGAGGGACTGTGTATTCCAGCAGGAGCTACAGCACACAACAACAGAAACCACCACAGCCAAAAGATGACCGAGTAGACAAACCTGCTGTGCCCATTCAGGAGCATGCCATAGCTACAATACAGCATCTGACTGACTTGGGGAAGCAGTGGGGACAGAAGTCTATGAGCACAGCCTCAAACACAGTTAACTACTGGTGGGAGAGGTACGAGGAGTTTGTCGGTCTGAATGAAGTCAGATATGCCCAGTCTAAAGTTACAGAG GCAGAAAAGGCCTTCATGGTGGCCAGAGGGATGGTGCGTGAGGCCCATGGCAGCCTGGAGGCCCTACAGGTCCGGCTGAAGGAGGTGAGAGATCGACTGGATCGGGTCTCACGAGAGGAGGCACATTACCTGGAGCTGGCCACGCTGGAGCACAAGTTGCTGCAG GAGGAACGTCGCATACGAACAGCCTACGAAAACGCAGAAGGGGCTGAAAGGGAGAAGTTTGCCTTATTCTCAGCGGGTGTACGTGAGAGCCACGAGAAAGAACGGACGCGGACGGAGCGCACCAAGAACTGGTCTGTGATAGGCTCTGTACTCGGTGCCTTCATAGGGGTCATGGGTTCTACCTATGTCAACAGGGTACGCCTACAGGAGCTGAAGAATTTACTACTAGATGCCCAGAAAGGACCAGTCAACCTACAGGAGGCTATCAGAGTCCAGGCCAGTATGCATTCGACTCAACAAGAGGAGCTGAGAGGCCTTATAGACACCCTGAGGGCGACACTACAGCATAGTGCAGCTCAGGCTGAGAAAGATGTGAAGAAGCCGGTGGCAGGTCCTGTTCCGGTTCCAGAACCCATCGTGGTTCCACCTCCACCTTCTCCAAGTGCCTCTGAGACAGTTCTAAAAGAGATACTGCTCTATAGCCAGAAGGCACAGGTTCTTATAGAAGGAGTCCAGCCCCAGCTTGGGCAGCTAGACCAGGGTGTTGGAAAGGTTGAATCGGAACTCAAGGAAGTGAAGAATTTAATTGAGACGTATCATAGAGAAGAGAAGCCACCTGTAGTGATAAGTCAACAAGATTCACAGATGTTTGTATGTGAAACAGAGAGTGTTATGCAAGGACTTGACCAGACGGAGAAAAGACTTGGGGCTCAGATAAACCAGACTACCGTGTACAACACTGTTCTGGCTTACGTTGCGCTTGCTGTCACTGTACCTGCACTGTATATTCTCTTTAGAGGTGTTTGA